One genomic segment of Erysipelotrichaceae bacterium 66202529 includes these proteins:
- a CDS encoding amino acid carrier protein, whose translation MDKLMLMNEQINGIVWGKYMIFFLLFTGFWLMIRTKFLPFTHAKLIMRKTLGSLGRNAAGDGVTPFQAVATALAGTLGVGSVVGVTTALTMGGPGALLWMCVSAVFGMMTKYAEVVLAIHYRSKHPDGTYIGGPMTTLENGCHMGFLGILFAVLCIFASFGIGNVTPANTIAHTITSYISIPTWILGVIMTAFIAWIIFGKGNLIMRFNEITIPVISVLYIAACLYLIFLHADQLPHALQLVWEDAMRPMAGIGGLGGFAISRAMHFGISRGVFSNEAGMGSSPISHASVSHANAIEQGFWGIFEVFFDTIVVCTITGLMILTSGLLDSGMEGVALTVACFTSGFGSLGGIIFSCSIVAFAIPSILGWYYYARECLRYLFKGKLMLYIYQIIFLVLLVFGAQLQLTFVWDVADTLNGLMAIPNLISLVILCRVVVKLTKEYMEEHGSD comes from the coding sequence ATGGATAAGCTGATGCTGATGAATGAACAGATCAATGGGATCGTATGGGGAAAATACATGATCTTTTTTTTATTGTTTACCGGATTCTGGCTTATGATACGTACGAAATTTCTGCCATTTACCCATGCAAAACTAATTATGCGGAAAACCCTTGGTTCTCTGGGAAGAAATGCAGCGGGGGACGGGGTAACGCCGTTTCAGGCTGTCGCAACAGCGCTTGCGGGAACCCTGGGGGTTGGCAGCGTCGTCGGTGTCACAACAGCATTAACGATGGGCGGTCCCGGGGCATTGCTCTGGATGTGTGTCAGTGCCGTATTCGGTATGATGACCAAATACGCAGAGGTTGTACTTGCGATTCACTATCGCAGCAAACATCCGGACGGCACGTATATCGGCGGGCCGATGACCACCCTGGAGAATGGCTGTCATATGGGCTTTCTCGGTATCCTGTTTGCTGTGCTATGTATCTTTGCATCCTTTGGAATTGGAAATGTAACGCCCGCAAATACCATTGCACATACGATCACTTCCTATATTTCTATCCCTACCTGGATACTTGGTGTCATAATGACCGCATTCATCGCATGGATCATATTCGGTAAGGGCAATCTCATCATGCGTTTTAATGAAATTACGATTCCCGTGATTTCTGTTCTCTATATCGCAGCCTGTCTGTATCTGATTTTTCTTCATGCGGATCAGCTTCCCCATGCCTTACAGCTTGTATGGGAGGATGCCATGCGGCCAATGGCGGGGATCGGCGGTCTTGGGGGCTTTGCCATCAGCCGGGCAATGCATTTTGGAATTTCCCGCGGTGTATTTTCCAATGAGGCCGGTATGGGAAGCTCTCCGATATCCCATGCCTCCGTATCACATGCCAATGCGATTGAACAGGGCTTCTGGGGGATTTTTGAGGTATTTTTTGATACCATCGTTGTCTGTACGATTACCGGACTGATGATTCTGACAAGCGGATTGCTGGACAGCGGCATGGAGGGCGTGGCCTTAACAGTTGCCTGCTTTACCTCCGGCTTTGGAAGTCTTGGCGGTATTATTTTCTCCTGCTCCATCGTTGCCTTTGCCATACCATCGATTCTAGGCTGGTATTATTATGCACGCGAATGTCTACGATATCTGTTTAAGGGAAAGCTGATGCTATATATATATCAGATCATATTTCTGGTTCTGCTTGTGTTCGGAGCGCAGCTGCAGCTTACCTTTGTATGGGATGTTGCGGATACGCTGAACGGGCTCATGGCGATACCGAACCTGATTTCTCTGGTAATTTTATGCCGAGTTGTGGTAAAATTAACGAAAGAGTATATGGAAGAACATGGGAGTGATTAG
- a CDS encoding GNAT family N-acetyltransferase, which yields MKVRFYDSVADEKLKFAVIAVWSLEGWLFVRHRMRDTWELPGGHREEGESIDACAHRELYEETGIRKEELKRICVYSVEGRTRVNETGEECYGMLYMTCAAAAAKIPESEIAEVKCYRTFPIAWTYPNIQPQLLRRAVQSSLRYETGYDCDANSTRFILQQLPEWFGLPEALEEYVQDSMRMDSICCFLGNQMVGFLSLKQTSPQALEVYVMGLLPQLHHMGIGTVLMKMAEQLAIQRAFSYLHVKTLSPDAKDSSYLKTYAFYEKAGFCPLEVLPLWDAWNPCQLMVKYIGKPA from the coding sequence ATGAAGGTACGTTTTTATGACTCTGTAGCTGACGAAAAGCTGAAATTTGCAGTCATAGCTGTCTGGAGTCTGGAAGGCTGGCTGTTTGTCAGACATCGTATGCGTGATACGTGGGAGCTGCCTGGCGGTCATCGAGAAGAAGGGGAGAGCATTGATGCGTGTGCCCATAGAGAGCTGTATGAGGAAACAGGAATTAGAAAGGAAGAGCTAAAGCGTATTTGTGTATATTCTGTTGAGGGCAGAACAAGAGTGAATGAGACCGGGGAGGAGTGCTATGGAATGCTGTATATGACATGTGCAGCAGCCGCAGCAAAAATACCGGAAAGTGAAATCGCAGAGGTGAAATGCTATCGGACATTCCCTATTGCATGGACGTACCCGAATATTCAGCCGCAGCTTTTACGAAGGGCTGTACAAAGCAGCTTACGCTATGAGACAGGCTATGACTGTGATGCGAACAGTACGCGTTTTATCTTGCAGCAGCTTCCGGAATGGTTTGGATTGCCGGAAGCATTGGAAGAATATGTGCAGGATAGTATGCGCATGGATAGCATCTGTTGCTTTTTGGGAAATCAAATGGTAGGCTTTCTATCTCTGAAGCAGACAAGCCCACAGGCATTAGAGGTTTATGTTATGGGGCTTTTGCCGCAGCTGCATCATATGGGAATCGGTACCGTGCTGATGAAAATGGCAGAACAGCTTGCTATACAAAGGGCATTCTCTTATCTCCATGTTAAAACGCTGTCACCGGATGCTAAGGATTCCTCTTATTTGAAAACCTATGCATTTTATGAAAAGGCAGGCTTTTGCCCGCTGGAGGTTCTGCCGTTGTGGGATGCGTGGAATCCATGCCAGCTTATGGTAAAGTATATAGGAAAACCAGCATAG
- a CDS encoding chloramphenicol acetyltransferase, protein MVKEMQPEDTTRAMAYELWLNAPNPMVTFFKTLDVTNLIKISRKKGRKLHMLLDYCIGKAAVSIKEFYILPVGDKLMQYDTLAVNTIVKNKQGEVNSCDLLYMEDLEAFQKQYEEYTTQVAERCQDRDLSNECMVIGTSAIIDTEIDGAVGMNSGIFNNPFLIWGKYKKKWFRYYITLSFQFHHTQMDGAHAGRFLANLQKEIHALK, encoded by the coding sequence ATGGTAAAAGAAATGCAACCGGAAGACACAACAAGAGCAATGGCTTATGAGCTTTGGCTGAATGCACCAAATCCAATGGTAACCTTTTTTAAGACCTTGGATGTGACAAATCTGATAAAAATCAGTAGAAAAAAAGGCAGGAAGCTTCATATGCTGCTGGATTATTGTATCGGAAAGGCTGCTGTGAGTATCAAAGAATTTTATATACTTCCTGTTGGTGATAAGCTGATGCAATATGATACGCTTGCGGTTAATACGATTGTAAAAAATAAACAGGGGGAGGTCAATTCCTGTGATTTATTATATATGGAGGATTTAGAGGCATTCCAAAAGCAGTATGAAGAGTATACCACGCAGGTCGCAGAACGCTGTCAGGATAGAGATTTGTCTAATGAATGCATGGTCATTGGAACGTCTGCTATCATAGATACGGAAATTGACGGTGCCGTGGGGATGAACAGTGGTATTTTTAATAACCCGTTTCTCATTTGGGGAAAATATAAAAAGAAATGGTTTCGGTATTATATAACACTTTCCTTTCAATTTCATCATACCCAGATGGATGGCGCCCATGCGGGCAGATTTTTGGCTAATTTACAAAAGGAAATACACGCGTTAAAATAA
- a CDS encoding GNAT family N-acetyltransferase, which produces MNYEIRAITIGEEHILEAFLYEAVFVPAGISAPPKSIIKQPELQIYISDFGKKKDDIGLVAEVEKKAVGAVWVRMMDDYGHIDNETPSLAIALYKAYRGLGIGTALMKEMLRVLKARGYKQTSLSVQKANYAVHMYKQIGFEIIDENEEEYIMLYRF; this is translated from the coding sequence ATGAATTATGAAATCAGAGCAATAACAATAGGAGAGGAGCATATACTTGAAGCTTTTTTGTATGAGGCTGTTTTTGTACCGGCAGGAATATCTGCCCCACCAAAATCAATAATCAAGCAGCCGGAATTGCAGATATACATATCCGACTTCGGGAAGAAAAAGGATGACATAGGATTGGTGGCTGAGGTTGAAAAAAAGGCAGTCGGAGCGGTTTGGGTACGTATGATGGATGATTATGGACATATCGACAACGAGACTCCTTCCCTTGCGATTGCCCTGTATAAAGCTTATAGGGGCTTGGGAATAGGTACTGCTTTAATGAAAGAAATGCTCCGTGTTCTTAAAGCTCGCGGGTATAAGCAGACATCACTCTCCGTACAAAAGGCAAATTATGCTGTACATATGTATAAACAAATTGGATTTGAGATTATTGATGAAAATGAGGAAGAATATATCATGCTCTACCGGTTTTGA
- a CDS encoding metalloregulator ArsR/SmtB family transcription factor, with product MTKEVMECEITEVHPAAVARIKDTMLTQEQFQILGTLFKMFSDPTRLKILSALFQEELCVCDLSELLEMTHSAVSHQLSVLRQNRLIKYRRSGKNIYYSLDDEHIQLIYDAGLSHIMED from the coding sequence ATGACAAAGGAAGTAATGGAATGTGAAATTACGGAGGTACATCCGGCTGCGGTAGCCAGAATTAAGGATACGATGCTGACGCAGGAACAGTTTCAAATCCTGGGAACACTCTTTAAAATGTTTTCCGATCCAACGCGTTTGAAAATACTGAGTGCGTTGTTTCAGGAAGAGCTTTGTGTATGCGACTTATCAGAGCTGCTGGAAATGACACATTCTGCAGTTTCTCATCAGCTTAGCGTGCTGCGGCAGAATCGTCTAATAAAATATCGCAGAAGCGGGAAGAATATATATTATTCACTGGATGATGAGCACATACAGCTCATATATGATGCCGGCTTATCCCATATTATGGAGGACTGA
- a CDS encoding toxin-antitoxin system protein: MRTIFAEYNPQRNSIDVYTSAGYMLRIDCWEAEKNLTTTPGSDCALNALAIDEPLEYARLYLDGTMQMWIDAEDSF; the protein is encoded by the coding sequence ATGAGAACGATATTTGCAGAATACAATCCACAACGCAACAGCATTGATGTTTATACTTCTGCTGGCTATATGCTCCGCATTGACTGCTGGGAAGCGGAGAAGAATTTAACAACTACTCCCGGATCTGACTGTGCATTAAACGCACTTGCCATTGATGAACCACTTGAGTATGCAAGATTGTATCTTGATGGAACGATGCAAATGTGGATAGATGCGGAAGATTCCTTTTAG
- a CDS encoding methyltransferase domain-containing protein, which yields MLSYLASQFHKPNGFGGRCATLAMNVINRAQYHCVMTLIPPQGHILDIGFGNGRMLKRLLQKGYRNLYGTEISESCLSIVKRKLLWATQKGYVHLQRGTAEQLPYDASCMDCIYSINTIYFWHTLHEGLQEIARVLKPQGTLVLACYDKKWMGRLPLAAHGFQLYELEEICTALKRNGFMCVRVAVVKENKAYCIYAKRL from the coding sequence ATGCTTTCCTATCTGGCATCGCAGTTTCATAAGCCAAACGGCTTTGGCGGGCGCTGCGCCACCTTGGCCATGAATGTTATAAATCGTGCGCAGTATCACTGTGTTATGACTCTAATTCCACCGCAGGGACATATTCTGGATATCGGGTTTGGAAACGGCAGAATGCTGAAACGTCTGCTGCAGAAGGGATATCGTAATCTGTATGGTACGGAAATCAGTGAAAGCTGTTTGTCTATTGTGAAAAGAAAGCTGCTTTGGGCTACGCAAAAGGGATATGTACACCTGCAGAGAGGAACTGCTGAGCAGTTACCATACGATGCTTCCTGCATGGACTGTATTTACAGTATCAATACGATCTATTTCTGGCATACATTGCATGAGGGCCTGCAGGAAATTGCGCGTGTTCTCAAGCCGCAGGGAACGCTGGTGCTGGCATGTTATGACAAGAAATGGATGGGACGCCTTCCCTTAGCAGCGCATGGATTTCAGTTATATGAGCTGGAAGAAATTTGTACTGCTTTAAAACGCAATGGCTTTATGTGCGTGCGAGTTGCTGTTGTAAAGGAAAATAAGGCATATTGCATATATGCAAAACGTTTGTAA
- a CDS encoding glycerate kinase has product MKVVIACDSYKGCMTSREVARRIEEGIRQVDDAVITKSYVIGDGGEGTVEAFHETCQGKKQPVSTTDAYGKKIMSEYTIIDDGKTAVIEVANIIGLNMHEREKRAPFFGSSFGVGTVMLDAVANGCQKIIIGLGGSATNDGGMGLLQALGCRFYDSSHKYLSPQAMNLDKVRYIDFNRLNRLEGIELIAACDVKNHLLGENGATFVFGKQKGFFPNQIRKIDLGMENFRNQVRRYLKVDIDSFEGGGAAGGIGAVLIGILQARMIPGIELLLSFSDMEEQVRDCDLVITGEGQSDRQTMFGKVPVGILKVAERHNKPCICISGALGIGYQELYDLGFIGIYSIADRAMTFQQALENAPEKLTAATYGVMKTVMYYMNRINGNR; this is encoded by the coding sequence ATGAAGGTTGTAATTGCCTGTGATTCTTACAAAGGCTGTATGACGTCAAGAGAGGTTGCCAGACGTATTGAGGAAGGAATCCGGCAGGTGGATGATGCCGTAATTACAAAGTCCTATGTCATTGGTGACGGCGGGGAAGGGACAGTAGAGGCATTTCATGAAACCTGTCAGGGAAAGAAACAGCCGGTAAGTACCACGGATGCTTATGGAAAGAAAATCATGAGCGAGTATACGATCATTGATGATGGCAAAACCGCTGTTATTGAGGTTGCGAATATCATAGGACTGAATATGCATGAACGTGAAAAGCGGGCACCCTTTTTTGGCAGCAGCTTTGGTGTGGGAACCGTTATGCTGGATGCTGTGGCGAACGGGTGTCAGAAAATTATCATAGGTCTAGGCGGAAGTGCCACCAATGATGGCGGTATGGGACTGCTGCAGGCTCTGGGATGCCGCTTTTATGACAGCTCCCATAAGTATCTTTCCCCACAGGCGATGAATCTGGATAAGGTGCGCTATATTGATTTTAACCGTTTAAACAGGTTGGAGGGAATTGAGCTGATTGCCGCCTGCGATGTAAAAAATCATTTACTTGGGGAGAATGGGGCTACCTTTGTGTTTGGTAAGCAGAAGGGCTTTTTTCCGAATCAGATACGCAAAATTGATTTGGGTATGGAAAATTTCCGCAACCAGGTACGGCGGTATCTGAAGGTGGATATCGATTCATTTGAGGGGGGCGGTGCAGCCGGAGGAATCGGTGCTGTTCTGATTGGTATTTTGCAGGCAAGAATGATTCCCGGTATTGAACTGCTGCTGTCGTTTAGCGATATGGAGGAGCAGGTAAGGGATTGTGATCTGGTGATAACAGGAGAGGGACAAAGTGATCGCCAGACGATGTTTGGTAAGGTGCCGGTAGGTATTCTGAAGGTCGCAGAGCGTCATAATAAGCCGTGTATCTGTATCAGCGGTGCTTTGGGAATTGGCTATCAGGAATTGTATGATCTGGGCTTTATCGGTATTTACAGCATTGCCGATCGGGCCATGACATTCCAACAGGCATTGGAAAATGCTCCTGAAAAGCTGACAGCAGCCACGTACGGTGTTATGAAAACTGTCATGTATTATATGAATCGGATAAACGGGAACAGATGA
- the cadA gene encoding cadmium-translocating P-type ATPase, translating into MERIYILDELDCANCAMKIEKHVSKISGVRECSVDFVSKKMFVDMEHAGIEDIVRNTVAAIEPDVTLRHKNQGKNRNTAPVEAVHDHEHKQEEHTHSHGDHDTCEHDHAQEGHEHSHNQDGCSCAHSHGDHDTCGHDHAQEGHEHSHNQDGCSCAHSHGAEHHHEDCGCGHHHQEAHEDREIQGAVKLYVKNLDCANCANKIEAYVQKMENVKDASMNFSGGVLFVELQDSARRKETITEIINVIPTLEDGVVVEMEKEQGEEKPSHMFSFQENARLYLGILLFAAAIVFEAQSWSVWLFLAAYLMAGGKVVYIALRNIVKGEVFDENFLMSVATIGALAIGSYKEAVAVMIFYEIGEMFQSYAVNRSRKSISSLMNIRADYANLWKDGKEVRVTPEEVAVHDIILIKPGERVPLDGIVIEGSSALDTSALTGESLPRDAGVQDEVLAGVVNLSGVLKVEVSKPYGESTVSRILELVENASSKKAPMEKFITRFAKVYTPTVVFLAIALAVLPMLFIQDAVFTEWLYRALTFLVVSCPCALVISVPLGMFAGIGAASKSGILIKGGNYLEALKDIDTVVFDKTGTLTKGIFTVTKVHAVSRSEEELLEMAAYAENYSSHPIALSIRKAYAKTIDVQRLRQYEEVAGNGIHVQLDQTELLVGNYKLMQANKIAYTESDALGTIVHIAADGVYEGYIVIDDEIKETSKAAISSLKSSGVKRCVMLSGDRQQVGEHVAAVLGLDEVHMQLLPADKVEKVEELLKQESEHGKLAFVGDGINDAPVLARADIGVAMGGIGSDAAIEAADVVLMKDDPSSLSTAIRIARKTMQILWQNIVFSLGIKIVILILTALGMANMWMGVFADVGVTLIAILNSMRALKIR; encoded by the coding sequence ATGGAACGGATTTATATACTGGATGAGCTTGATTGCGCGAATTGTGCAATGAAAATAGAAAAGCATGTAAGTAAAATAAGCGGAGTCAGAGAGTGCTCTGTGGATTTTGTAAGTAAAAAAATGTTTGTGGATATGGAGCATGCAGGGATTGAGGATATCGTAAGGAATACGGTAGCTGCCATTGAACCGGATGTGACACTGCGTCACAAAAATCAGGGGAAAAACAGGAATACAGCACCTGTTGAAGCTGTACATGACCATGAACATAAGCAGGAGGAACATACGCATTCACACGGTGACCATGATACCTGCGAGCATGACCATGCGCAGGAAGGTCATGAGCATTCTCATAATCAGGATGGATGCAGTTGTGCACATTCACACGGTGACCATGATACCTGCGGGCATGACCATGCACAGGAAGGCCATGAGCATTCTCACAATCAGGATGGATGCAGCTGTGCGCATTCACACGGTGCAGAGCATCACCATGAGGATTGCGGATGCGGGCATCATCATCAGGAGGCGCATGAGGATCGCGAAATACAGGGGGCAGTCAAGCTGTATGTAAAAAATCTTGATTGTGCAAACTGCGCAAATAAAATAGAAGCCTATGTGCAAAAAATGGAGAATGTGAAGGACGCAAGTATGAACTTCTCCGGTGGGGTTCTCTTTGTGGAGCTGCAGGATTCAGCACGCAGAAAGGAGACGATTACAGAGATTATAAACGTTATACCCACACTGGAGGATGGCGTTGTTGTCGAAATGGAAAAGGAGCAGGGAGAAGAAAAGCCGTCCCATATGTTTTCCTTTCAGGAAAATGCCCGTTTGTATTTGGGAATCCTTTTGTTTGCGGCAGCAATCGTGTTTGAGGCGCAGAGCTGGTCTGTCTGGCTGTTTCTGGCAGCTTATCTGATGGCAGGAGGAAAGGTTGTCTATATAGCATTGCGCAATATTGTGAAGGGCGAGGTTTTTGATGAAAATTTTCTGATGAGTGTTGCGACAATCGGTGCACTGGCAATCGGCTCCTATAAGGAAGCTGTGGCAGTTATGATATTTTATGAAATCGGAGAGATGTTTCAATCCTATGCCGTCAATCGTTCACGAAAATCCATTTCCTCTCTAATGAATATTCGTGCAGACTATGCCAATCTGTGGAAGGATGGCAAAGAGGTGCGGGTAACGCCGGAGGAAGTGGCTGTTCATGATATAATTCTAATCAAACCGGGAGAACGCGTACCGCTGGATGGCATTGTCATTGAGGGAAGCAGTGCTTTGGATACCTCTGCATTAACCGGGGAGTCTCTGCCAAGAGATGCAGGAGTGCAGGATGAGGTTCTTGCGGGCGTGGTGAATTTGAGCGGAGTATTAAAGGTAGAGGTCAGTAAGCCATATGGAGAATCCACCGTTTCCCGTATTCTGGAGCTTGTCGAGAATGCGAGCAGTAAAAAGGCACCGATGGAAAAATTCATCACACGCTTTGCGAAGGTGTACACGCCAACGGTTGTCTTTCTTGCAATAGCACTTGCCGTATTGCCGATGCTCTTTATTCAGGATGCTGTCTTTACTGAATGGCTGTATCGCGCCTTGACGTTCCTAGTTGTCTCCTGTCCGTGTGCCCTGGTTATCAGTGTTCCGCTGGGGATGTTTGCAGGAATTGGAGCTGCAAGCAAATCCGGTATTCTGATTAAGGGTGGAAATTATCTGGAAGCATTAAAGGATATTGACACGGTTGTATTTGATAAAACCGGAACATTAACAAAGGGAATCTTTACCGTAACAAAGGTGCATGCTGTTTCTCGCAGTGAAGAGGAATTACTGGAAATGGCTGCTTATGCGGAAAACTATTCCTCTCATCCAATCGCGCTTTCCATCCGTAAAGCCTATGCAAAGACGATAGATGTGCAAAGACTGCGTCAGTATGAGGAGGTAGCTGGTAACGGAATACACGTACAGCTGGATCAAACGGAGCTGTTGGTTGGAAATTACAAGCTGATGCAGGCAAATAAAATTGCCTATACCGAAAGTGATGCCCTGGGAACCATCGTGCATATAGCAGCAGATGGTGTGTATGAGGGATATATCGTTATTGATGATGAAATCAAGGAAACAAGCAAGGCGGCTATTTCCTCTTTGAAAAGCAGCGGTGTCAAACGCTGTGTCATGCTGAGTGGAGACAGACAGCAGGTAGGTGAGCATGTAGCCGCAGTGCTGGGGCTGGATGAAGTGCATATGCAGCTGCTTCCTGCCGATAAGGTGGAAAAGGTGGAAGAGCTGCTGAAGCAGGAGTCGGAGCATGGCAAGCTGGCATTTGTCGGTGACGGTATCAATGATGCACCGGTGTTAGCCAGAGCGGATATTGGTGTTGCAATGGGTGGGATTGGAAGCGATGCTGCGATTGAAGCAGCGGATGTCGTTTTGATGAAGGATGATCCCTCTTCCCTCAGCACAGCAATCCGGATTGCAAGGAAAACCATGCAGATTTTATGGCAGAATATCGTTTTCTCTTTGGGGATTAAAATCGTAATTCTGATTCTGACAGCATTGGGTATGGCAAATATGTGGATGGGTGTCTTTGCGGATGTCGGAGTGACACTGATTGCTATTTTGAACTCCATGCGGGCATTGAAGATACGCTAA
- a CDS encoding magnesium transporter CorA family protein — MLEFYKTYGTVTKKLEQPEAGCWISAVAPTQEDIDFLTNKIGVLPEFIKSSLDEEESSHIDYDDDENQTLVIVDYPSAEEDDNLDENTLLYTTLPLGVVIMKGYVITISLYENLSIEDMANGRIKGMNTDMKTRFLLLLLLRISQRFLIYLRQIDRISSRTEQRLHQSMKNKELIQMLGLEKSLVYFSTSLKTDEVTLNKIMRGKLIKLYEEDQDILEDVLIEIHQAIEMCNIYSNILSGTMDAFASVISNNLNIVMKILTVITIVMAIPNIIFSFYGMNVTGLPGPVWWVPTLIAIVACVVATLIFKKKDMFH; from the coding sequence ATGTTGGAATTTTACAAGACATATGGAACTGTCACAAAAAAACTGGAACAGCCGGAGGCAGGCTGCTGGATCAGCGCCGTTGCCCCTACACAGGAGGATATCGATTTTCTGACAAACAAAATCGGTGTTCTGCCAGAATTTATCAAATCCTCTCTGGATGAGGAAGAAAGCTCTCATATCGATTACGATGATGATGAAAATCAGACACTGGTCATCGTCGATTATCCAAGTGCAGAGGAAGATGATAACCTGGATGAAAACACACTGCTGTATACAACGCTGCCTCTTGGTGTGGTTATCATGAAGGGCTATGTCATTACCATTTCCCTGTATGAGAATCTCAGTATTGAGGATATGGCAAACGGTAGAATCAAGGGTATGAATACAGATATGAAGACCCGTTTTCTATTATTGCTGCTGCTGCGCATTTCACAGCGCTTCCTGATTTATCTGCGCCAGATTGACCGTATTTCGTCACGTACAGAACAGCGTCTTCATCAGTCGATGAAAAACAAAGAGTTGATTCAGATGCTGGGTCTGGAGAAATCTCTGGTGTATTTCAGCACCTCTTTGAAAACCGATGAGGTTACCTTAAACAAAATCATGCGCGGTAAACTGATTAAGCTGTATGAGGAGGATCAGGATATTCTGGAGGATGTGCTGATTGAAATTCACCAGGCGATTGAGATGTGTAATATTTATTCCAATATCTTATCCGGAACTATGGATGCATTCGCTTCCGTAATTTCCAATAATCTGAATATCGTCATGAAGATTCTGACCGTGATCACAATCGTTATGGCAATACCGAATATTATTTTCAGCTTCTATGGTATGAATGTTACCGGATTACCCGGCCCTGTATGGTGGGTGCCGACACTGATTGCCATTGTTGCCTGTGTTGTCGCAACGCTGATTTTCAAGAAAAAGGATATGTTTCACTAA
- a CDS encoding DUF4624 domain-containing lipoprotein, with product MKKTVLQLLILISITALTACRDYHADSSEAEAASITIKLELNKAYDDTDPFVNEKLFIVTEDLDALMAEGTITLDGEHVKVEVKNNKTKDVLWNREYKGKVMAEDFSLSLKNLKAGDEYVVCMTGTRIERALLDLSFDSTLVQERERPA from the coding sequence ATGAAAAAAACTGTACTGCAACTTCTGATATTGATCAGTATCACTGCTTTGACTGCGTGTAGGGATTATCACGCGGATTCCTCGGAAGCAGAAGCAGCTTCCATAACGATAAAGCTGGAATTAAATAAGGCTTATGATGATACAGATCCCTTTGTTAACGAAAAGCTATTTATCGTGACAGAAGATCTGGATGCCTTGATGGCGGAAGGGACGATTACACTGGATGGGGAACATGTGAAGGTTGAAGTGAAAAACAATAAAACAAAGGACGTTTTATGGAACAGGGAATATAAGGGAAAGGTTATGGCAGAAGATTTCTCTCTTTCACTGAAAAATCTGAAAGCAGGAGATGAGTATGTTGTATGTATGACAGGAACAAGGATTGAGCGTGCATTGCTGGATCTGAGCTTTGACAGTACCCTGGTGCAGGAAAGAGAACGGCCTGCCTGA
- a CDS encoding DJ-1 family protein produces the protein MKVMCILTDGFEELEAVGTIALLRRADICIDVFAIDHTSAIGRFDITMSSLQELTDADPAAYDMLFLPGGPHYQKLESSEQVLTILKAFMEQGKLVSAICAAPTILGRQGYLKGKRYTCFTSMNEDFGGTYVDQYTVSDGNIITGRSAAAVIDFAFAIIEKLEGHEKAQEVKASIYY, from the coding sequence ATGAAGGTTATGTGTATACTTACAGACGGTTTTGAGGAGCTGGAAGCAGTCGGCACCATTGCCCTGCTTAGAAGAGCAGACATCTGCATAGATGTTTTCGCCATAGATCATACCTCAGCGATCGGACGTTTTGATATCACCATGAGCAGCCTGCAGGAGCTAACGGATGCGGATCCGGCAGCCTATGATATGCTCTTTCTGCCGGGTGGCCCGCATTATCAAAAGCTGGAGTCCAGCGAACAGGTGCTTACGATATTGAAAGCATTTATGGAGCAGGGAAAGCTGGTCAGTGCGATTTGTGCCGCTCCGACCATTCTTGGAAGACAGGGATATTTAAAAGGAAAACGCTATACCTGCTTTACAAGCATGAATGAGGATTTCGGAGGAACGTATGTGGATCAATATACGGTAAGCGATGGTAATATCATCACCGGAAGAAGTGCTGCGGCAGTGATCGATTTTGCGTTTGCTATCATCGAAAAGCTGGAAGGGCATGAAAAGGCACAGGAGGTCAAGGCTTCCATTTATTATTAG